Part of the Pseudoliparis swirei isolate HS2019 ecotype Mariana Trench chromosome 18, NWPU_hadal_v1, whole genome shotgun sequence genome is shown below.
CTTCATGAAACAGTTTGTAGAAGCTTGAAGAGTCAACGTGTATAAAACACAACTAACGTGATTAAGGACGAGCTTCACCAACGTGAGAAATACAAACAATGGATAAAGCTTTAAATATTCAGTGGATTCACTAACTACACCATTAGAGATGCTGAATGTCTCGTTTAAATCCAGTATTTAAAGGGTTAAAGGCAGTTTAAGAGTGGTCATCTGCTATGATGGGAATTGAAACGCCCAATGTTCTTACTTAAAATACAGAGTCACAGTTAAAAAGAAGATTAGTGGcacatatttctatttttaatggTTTAAATTACAAGATTGATTCTCACAAtctccacacagacacagtgtgtgtgtgtgtgtgttgcagcttgaAATATTAAAGGTGCATTGCCCACGTTTGTACATGCAGGTCAGTTTGGTGGTCCTGGTTCGTCCCAATTTTAAAGTCTTCTTTCTCAGGAGCTTCGTCAAGTCTGAGAAAATAACGTTTCAGAAGAGGAAGCCTGCGTGAGGAACCGCTTTCTGGGATATGAGGAGCAATAAGAGGCTCTTATCAGGACCACTCGTCATCATAATCTCCTCATCCAACGTCATACTCCATCGCCATAGCAACCCTTTAACTTTCCCCAAGTGTCACATAACTTGGTATTTCGAAAAATAATTATGAGACACTTAAAGTGAAAATGTGGAGGTATCTCTCATATTTTGGATTTAACGCGAGTGTCATTGTCCCTCAGAACCTCcctcctttttgtgtgtgtgtgtgtgtggggggggggggagccgacATGGAAAATGAGATTAttgataaatacacacacatcacttccTTTGTGTCGGTGTGAGTCTCTCTTTCTGAAACTCAACACATCACAGATGTTTAGATTTGATCCACCCCCTCAGTTTAGAAGTTTAACATTCAAGGGGAGGAGCTTCCTCCACTTCATCCAATCCAGTGAGTCCAGTTCCTCTCAGGAACCAATCGCTGATCCCCGACCACTTCATCGCAGTCCAATCAGCAGCGTCCTGCTCCAGCGGCAGCTCCGCCACGCCCCCTGCAGGCGGACTGACAGTACTGTCTGTGTCCGCGTGCGATCAAagattattcattatttaaatcaaagactttttaatgctgaaatcatttcctttattaacATTGTGGCTCATTatgttctctcctcttctcccaatGCACTGCAGGAGGCGCCCTGAGAGGGgagaggtgcatgctgggatggaGGAAGATGAGTGGCTGGATTGAAGGACATACAGAAGAAGTGTTATACATACTATtgtcatgtaaacatgttttatttatgtatattgcGTTTTGAATCATGCATATTTTTCTTCTCACCTGCAGTCATCCAGGTCCACAGTCTGAGGTGCAGAGCGTCCGTTACTGCAGGAGGGAAACAAAGAGACGTCACGCTTCAGTCAACACGGGGGAGAAAAACACGAATAATTCAGATTTCTCCCAGTTTGAGAGAAAAGGTGGAGTCGGTAGCGGCTGCAGTTCATCTCGGCGCCAGCAGGAGGAGCTGTTGCTGTTTGAACTGATGGTTCAGAGTCTCTAAAAGGAAGAGGatgactttaacccttgtgttgccttcgggtcattttgacccgattcaatatttaaccctcgtgtcgccttcgggtcaatttgacccgattcaatgtttaatgtcggtgttctttcgggagtcaacaaacaaacataaagtacctcacacttaaacttgggaaacaatattaattccaataattttctggagattttaatagctggggtcatattgacctcaagggtaaaatatgttagtaaatataaaggtaacaggagggttaaatgactaattaaaagtttaaaagtaaAGGTTTGAATAAAAGTGGAACATGGCGAAGGTTGAATAACTTTATTATAATTCATTTCTACAGCGATTCAGGAAATTCTCAGAGAAAGAAAACCTTGTTTTTAGTTCGTTAACTTTAGAGATGTTTCTCCCtcagaaatatattttaaaaacctgAAGAAATTTTAGATAAtttaacaatttaaaatgtttttactgCAGTTTTTGATCTTTTTTTGGGTGTGATTATATTTAAGACAGCTTAGTTCAACATCACCTCTCGGGGGAAGATAAGCTTCTGTTGGCGACTCCGGGTCTGATCCAGAATCTGAATCTCGATCTTCTCCAGGTTCCTCTCCAGGTTCTCCTCCAGGTTCCTCTCCAGGTTCTGCTACACGCTCCTCCTCAAGTTCCTCTCCAGGTTCTCCTCCAGGTTCCTCTCCAGGTTCCTCTCCAGGTTCTGCTACACGCTCCTCCTCAATTTCTTCTCCAGGTTCTCCTCCAGGTTCTCCTCCAGGTTCCTCTCCAGGTTCTGCTACACGCTCCTCCTCAAGTTCCTCTCCAGGTTCTTCTTCAGGTTCTTCTCTAGGTTCGTCTCCAGGCTCCTCTCCAGGTTCCTCCAGGAGAAAGATTCGGTCCAGCAGgtggtccagcagctgttgggcGTTCTCTGACTCGGTTCTGATGGTCAGGACGCGGGCCGGGTTTCCTGCTGAGATCCGCAGCACCGTTTGGTTCCTGAGGAACCGacagtccaaatatggtcacatCCGtttactggttgcaaaaaacaagatggccatGGAGAGGCTTCAAAACAACAACCAACCAATGAGTGACGTCACAACGACCACGACCGCTTCTCACACTTCTCTGGGTCTTACCTGCTTCTGCTGTGTCTGAGGATCCAGCACAGAACCAGCAACACCAGCAGAACCAGCATCAGAACCAGCAGGCAGACGAAGAGTTCAGAGGTCATCGTCACTACCTGGACTCCTCGAGACCGCAACGCGATCAGGGAGGAAACAGAGATGAACATTGAGGTTTGAAGTTTATTCTTGAGCTTTAACCTGGGATCAGGATCCAGCCACTAGGTCCATTTCGCTTACTCTTGTTTTAAAGTTGAACTTCTACTATTCCACACCTGAGAAAACGTCCTCAGGTGATGAAGATCAGGTGATGAAGATCATGTGATGCGATAGAAAGCTCCTGGTTCATAGAGCCAGAGGTGAGGCGGTTTCTCAATAGACTAAGAGTTTTATGACTATAAACCTTTTTAAATCCTCTTTTTAAAGACGGAGATTAGATAAATAATCAGGAAGTTGTTCATATTGCGGGTTTATTAACTATCAGAACTTTACTCCAGTCGTCTGGAGGAAGTCAGAGTAAAGAATAACGTTCATTCAGacgctcctcttcttcacgaTCGGTGTGTTTAACGTACCTGCTGCCGCCCGCTGGGTGGGATTCTCTGCTTTTAAGTAAATCGGTTGTTCAGAAATGATTTAGAAAGAGTTTAACGGTCTAAACAAGTTGAAAGAAAACATtctgttgtgttcattaaaCGGACCGGAGACGCACGGCGCGATGCGTCCGTGTTCCAGGAAAACATCTTTTCATGGCGGCGTCTTAATGTGATGATTAATATTCGGCCTTTTCCAGAGAGAACGTCCAGTCAGAGTTCGCTCAAATTCAACATCTGATCCATCCTTGTCAATGAAGGCGTTTTGGTTGCTTAGCAACGGGGCAGCAGGGCTGCCAACACTTCCCCAAATACGAATGGATATGGATAAAAGCGTCTTTATTTGTACTTTAAATCAAAAGCAGTGATGTTGTCGTGACCACGTGTATGTCTGCTAAACTAataagattagattagattagataaaatGATCCTTTCATAGTCctacagtggggacatttcaggatcacggCAGccggtgcacattagagcattaataaaaataaaagatacaaatagaacacaaaacacaataacaatgctaaatactaaataccaaaactaaaataatacaTGAAATAATGGCGTTCCACTTAGCCTCACTTTAGTGCTGATTATTAAatgttaataattaaaaaacaacatgaagAATGAATATAGAAAACATTATACTGTCACAATAGCATCAGAGTAacatatcattattattgtttagGTCTTTTTCCAGTTGTagttttcatttaattaaaattattatttatttttaattttcaaaagtcttttttattttctttctatgACTAATTGTGTAGTTTTGTCCTCATTGTCCCTGAAGACGAGACGCCACAGAGTTTTATCACAGCAGCCGGACATTTGAGGAACTGCAGCTCAAcaccaggaggagacaggaagcgGGTTGTCAGCATGTTATTTAATCAGATTATCGATCAGGAAGTGAatgtttttacaaaataaaatgtacgaGAGAAGAATCTTTAGAAACATCTTCGtcttatatgttttttttaaatattaaagcaCCATCAGGTACACAAGTCATCGTTATATTAATCTGTAGGATCAACATAAAATATCACACATCAATACTTACACTCAAATGCAACCTGATAGAGAAATATtaggtttatataaatataaaaggaCAAAGTAACATGGAGGGTGAAACAATACCAACAAGCTCTAGAAAATGTTGTAAACACAACAatcaaatatacatacacagcgtgtgtgtgtgtgtgtgtgtgtgtgtgtgtgtgtgtgtgtgtgtgtgtgtgtgtgtgtgtgtgcggcgtgtgtgtgcgtgctcagACGTCATTATTGGTGGAGTTGTTCTTGATGTCCATCCTGCTGATCAGCTCGGTCACCAGCTGCTGAACCGTCTGAGCGCGCAGCCGGCCGACCTCCAGGACGCCCTCGTGGTTCACGCTGTCCGTGTCCTCGTAGCTCTTCACCACCTGACGcagatcaatcaatcaattaatcaataAATGAACCAATCAAATATCTAGAACACTGTCTGAGAACTCATAACTCTTCACCACAAGAAAGAGATCAATCAATGAACGAATCGATAAATCAGTTTATCAATAAATCAAGAAATCAATCAATGATTATCTAAGTCCTTGTAACTTCACCACATCACAcagatcaatcaatcaaatcatATCACATTGAGTCAATCAATGTGTCAGTTACTCAATAAAGCCAATAATGAaccaattaataaataaattaattaatatggTCATCAATTAATAGAGTAAccaattaataaagtaatagagTAACCACTTAATAAAGTGATCGATTACTAACGTAATCAATTACTAAGGTAATCAATTCATAAAGTAACCAATTAATAAAGTAAGTAATTAATAAAGTAATCAATTAATAGAGTAACCAATTTATAAAGTAATCATTTTATAAAGTAATCAATTAATAGAGTAACCAATTAATAGAGTAACCAATTTATAAAGTAATCAATTAATAAAGTAATCAATTAATAGAGTAACCAATTAATAGAGTAACCAATTTATAAAGTAATCAATTAATAAAGTAATCAATTAATAGAGTAACCAATTAATAGAGTAACCaattaataaagtaatgaatAGCTAGCATGAGGTGGAGTTGATCATTCTGATCGATCAGGTTGATTGGTACCTGCAGCGTTGTAATCAGTCACAGTGGCTCAATACCGTGGCGTATTGATCGGTGTGTTTACCTTGTTGGTGATCAGAGAGAGGCCGAACACTCTCAGACCGCAGTGAGTCGCCACGACGACCTCGGGAGCCGTACTCatacctgaaaacacacacctgaggttacacactacacactacacactacacggTACACGGTACACGGTACTACTGGAGGAAATACGGTAAATAATACGACTGTTCCTATTAGAACAGACAACAACACCCTGAGGACATTACTGTGAATAATAACACAACTtcagtgtctttgtgtttgtaatAGAAGCTGAATCCTCTCTCCTGTGCatgagaaggtgtgtgtgtgtgtgtttatttatgtgtgtgtgtttgtgtgtgtatgtgagtgtctgtatgtgtgtgtgtgtgtctgtgtgtgtgtgtttgaatgtgtatatttatgtgtgtgtgtttgtgtgtgtatgtgagtgtctgtatgtgtgtctgtgtgtgtgtgtgtttatttatgtgtgtgtgtttgtgtgtgtatgtgagtgtctgtatgtgtgtgtgtgtctgtgtgtgtgtgtttgtgtgtgtatgtgagtgtctgtatgtgtgtgtgtgtgtgtctgtgtgtgtgtgtttgaatatgtatatttatgtgtgtgtgtgtttgtgtgtgtatgtgagtgtctgtatgtgtgtgtgtgtgtctgtgtgtgtacgtgtatttgtatgtgtgtgtgtctctgtgtgtatgtgtttgtgtgtctgtgtgtgtgtgagagagagtttgtgtgtgcgtgtgtctttgtgtgtgtgtgtgtgtgtgtgtgtgcgtgtgtttgtgtgtgtgtttttatgtgtttatttatgtgtgtgtgtttgtgtgtgtatgtgagtgtctgtatgtgcgtgtgtgtgtctgtgtgtgtacgtgtatttgtatgtgtgtgtgtctctgtgtgtatgtgtttgtgtgtctgtgtgtgtgtgagagagtgtgtgtgtgcgtgtgtctttgtgtgtgtgtgtgtgtgtgtgcgtgtgtttgtgtgtgtgtttggggcgtctttagctcagtggggtaagagggtcgtcctgcaaccgcaaggtcgtgggttcgatccccgctctccccactagttcaagtcgaagtgtccttgagcaaggcactgaacccccagttgcttcccgggcgcttcaccgcagcccactgctccttaataactaaggatgggttaaatgcagagaactaatttccccttgaggattaataaagtatatatctatctatctatctatctatctatgtgtttatttatgtgtgtatgtgagtgtctgtatgtttgtgtgtgtatgtgagtgtctgtatgtgcgtgtgtgtgtctgtgtgtgtacgtgtatttgtatgtgtgtgtgtctctgtgtgtatgtgtttgtgtgtctgtgtgtgtgtgagagagagtttgtgtgtgcgtgtgtctttgtgtgtttgtgtgtgtgtttgtgtttgtgtgtctgtgtgtgtgtgagagagagtttgtgtgtgcgtgtgtctttgtgtgtttgtgtgtgtttgtgtttgtatatgagtgtctgtgtgtgtgtgtgagtgtgcgtttgCATgcatgtgagagagagtgtgtgtttgcgtgtgtatttgtgtgtgtgtgtgcgcgtgagtatgcgtgtctgtgtgtgtgtctgtgtgtgtgtctgtgtgtctgtgtgtctatgtgcgtatgtgtgtgtttttacatgtgtgtgtgtgcctgtgtgtctgtgagtgtgtgcatgtgtgtgtgtctgtatgtgtggatgtgtgtgtgtctgtgtgtctatgtgtgtatgtgtgtgtttttacatgtgtgtgtgtgtgcctgtgtctgtatgtgtgtgtgtgtgtgtctgtgtgtggatgtgtgtgtgtgtgtgtgtgtctgtgtgtctatgtgtgtatgtgtgtgtttttacatgtgtgtgtgtgtgtgcctgtgagtgtttgagtgtgtgcgtgtgtgtctgtatgtgtgtgtgtgtctgtgtgtgtgtgtgtggatgtgtgtgtgtgtgtgtgtgcgtgtctgtatgtgtgtgtgtgtatatgtgtctgtgtgtgtgtgtgtgtgtgtgtgtttgtctgtgtgtgtatgtatgtgtgtgtctgtgtgtgtctgtgtgtgtgtgtgtctgtgtgtgtgtgtgtgtgtgtgtgtgtgtgtgtgtgtgtgtgtgtgtgtgtgtgtgtgtgtgtgtctgtgtgtggatgtgtgtgtgtgtgtgtgtgtgtgtgtgtgtgtgtgtgtgtgtgtgtgtgtgtgtgtgtgtgtcttaccgaCGGCGTCCACACCGAGTCGATGCAGCAGCTTGGCCTCGGCGACGGACTCAAAGTTGGGCCCGCCCACCATGGCGTACACGCCCTCGTGCAGGAGGCTGGCCACGCCCATCTGCTTCCCGATGTCCATCGCTAGGCAACGCAGCTCTTTGTTGTAGCAATTCGACATGGCCGGGAAACGAGTCCCGAAcctgtaaacaacaaacaataaacaaccGGATCAAcaacacatgtaaacaacacaacatgtaaacaacacaacatgtaaacaacacaacatgtaaacaacacaacatgtacacaacacCACGTGTTACTTGTCGTCGTTCGGGCCGCTCAGCGGGTTCAGGCCGACCAACCCGGGGAAGTTGATGTGGTCTTTGAtgatcatgatgtcaccgggcTGGAGGCCGTCGGCCAATGAGCCGGCAGCGTTTGTCACGATCAGAGTCTTCACCCCCAAGAGCTTGAAGACCCGCACGGGAAACGTGGTCTgttgaggagagagacagacagtcggacagacagacagacagacagacagacagacaggcagacagacagacagagagacaggcagacagacagacaggcagacagacagacagagacacagacaggcagacagacagagagacaggcagacagacaggcagacaggcagacagacagacaggcagagacacagacaggcagacagacaggtagagacacagacagagagacaggcagacagacaggcagacaggcagacaggcaggcagacaggcagacaggcagacagacaggcaggcagacagagagacagacagacagatagacagacagacaggcagacaggcagacagacagacaggcagagacacagacaggcagacagacagagagacagacaggcagagacacagacaggcagacagacaggtagagacacagacagagagacaggcagacagacaggcagacaggcagacaggcagacagacagacagatagacagacagacagacagacagatagacagacaggcagagacacagacaggcagacagacagatagacagacaagcagagacacagacagagatacaggcagacagagagacaggcagacagacagacagagacacagacagacagacagacaggcagacagagagacagacaagttTCAAGTTAAAACTCAGGTGACATAATCCACAATCGTATCAGTTAGAATGGCGATTAGAGGACATTCAGGTCTCTGCATGACAcacactggagagagagactgtgtgtgtgtgtgtgtgtgtgtgtgtgtaggtgtgtgtgttgtgtagtcATGCATGAGTTCGATCACATGCGCATGCCTCTTCACTGGCTGTTCAATGCTGCTCTTGTTTCCCTTTATATCTCATGCCGCACGAAGAGAAACGACGAGCGACACGAAGCTGGAGCCCGTCAGGGAGGCcgctgggtcaaaggtcaagttcaagTTTGACAGGAGTAGAGAGAAGttgagtcatttatatagacttctatacaaccagaggagtcgccccctggtggtcaggagagagaatgcagccttaATACATGAAGTATaaacttatatacaaccagaggagtcgccccctggtaaATCAAGAAGAAGTAGACTCATCTTCTCATAGACTTCAATACAAtctgacttctatacaaccagaggaggcgcacaTAACCTCCATAAATTTGGCAAATAGTAAATGTGTCCGTTTGTCCCCGATGAAACAGATACAACACAGCGTGTTAACTTCAGTGTGGTAGCTTCATGTCACCATCCACACATGAGTATATCCCCCAGAACGTTAACATGTCTTTAATCTTAgtgatacgtgtgtgtgtgtgtgtgtgtgtgtgtgtgtgtgtgtgtgtaccttgcaGAGTGAGTGTCCTTCATACATGTGGAAGCGAccctgcatgcacacacacgtcttcCCCTTCAGCTCCCCGAAGACCAGCCGACCTGCGTGACCCTGCACTGCGACGCAGGACGAAGGGGAGAGAAGTAGTGATGCCACGTAAACATGGACTTTATTTACCCGCTCTTAATGTTGATGGTGTTAAAatactaatacatatatatatataataatagtatatagTGGgagtacctgtgctctgtgggAAGCCCGGTATGTCAGAATAAGCGAAGGAGTCCTGACACTTGAGCGCGTCGGCGAGCATGCCCAGTCCGGACCCGCAGATGATGGCCACCTGGGGGCGGTGCTTAGTCTGAGCCCTCAGCCAATCGGCTGTCTTCTGGTATTCGTCGTGACTGCAGACGGAAATGAAAAGGAgacttttaaaaattaaattaggAAGACTTTAAACACACGTTTCTCATCCTGGAAAAT
Proteins encoded:
- the pnp4a gene encoding purine nucleoside phosphorylase 4a isoform X2 yields the protein MNSKDQISHDEYQKTADWLRAQTKHRPQVAIICGSGLGMLADALKCQDSFAYSDIPGFPQSTVQGHAGRLVFGELKGKTCVCMQGRFHMYEGHSLCKTTFPVRVFKLLGVKTLIVTNAAGSLADGLQPGDIMIIKDHINFPGLVGLNPLSGPNDDKFGTRFPAMSNCYNKELRCLAMDIGKQMGVASLLHEGVYAMVGGPNFESVAEAKLLHRLGVDAVGMSTAPEVVVATHCGLRVFGLSLITNKVVKSYEDTDSVNHEGVLEVGRLRAQTVQQLVTELISRMDIKNNSTNNDV
- the pnp4a gene encoding purine nucleoside phosphorylase 4a isoform X1, which encodes MVSAHLAVRSHDEYQKTADWLRAQTKHRPQVAIICGSGLGMLADALKCQDSFAYSDIPGFPQSTVQGHAGRLVFGELKGKTCVCMQGRFHMYEGHSLCKTTFPVRVFKLLGVKTLIVTNAAGSLADGLQPGDIMIIKDHINFPGLVGLNPLSGPNDDKFGTRFPAMSNCYNKELRCLAMDIGKQMGVASLLHEGVYAMVGGPNFESVAEAKLLHRLGVDAVGMSTAPEVVVATHCGLRVFGLSLITNKVVKSYEDTDSVNHEGVLEVGRLRAQTVQQLVTELISRMDIKNNSTNNDV